One segment of Meriones unguiculatus strain TT.TT164.6M chromosome X, Bangor_MerUng_6.1, whole genome shotgun sequence DNA contains the following:
- the LOC110542647 gene encoding inhibitor of growth protein 1-like, with amino-acid sequence MSRANRQKIQLVNYVEDYLDSIESMPLDLQRNVSRMREIDAQYQEILKELDGYYEKFNQETDDTQKRRVLRCIQRALIRSQELGDEKIQIANQMVELVENRNTQLDSHVELLEAHQATSSKAGQDKSKSEAQAGRPRKRSRRQRNDDNREDESNDQDHDDTSSGTPKEKKANTSKRKRSKAKADSEESPADLPVDPNEPTYCLCNQVSYGKMIGCDNDECPFEWFHFPCVGLNHKPKGKWYCPNCRGENAKTMDKALEKSKKERAYNR; translated from the coding sequence ATGAGTCGTGCCAACCGGCAGAAGATCCAGCTGGTGAACTATGTGGAGGATTACCTAGACTCTATTGAGTCGATGCCTTTAGACCTGCAGAGGAATGTCTCTCGGATGCGGGAGATCGACGCCCAATACCAAGAGATCCTGAAGGAGTTGGATGGCTACTATGAGAAGTTCAACCAAGAGACGGACGACACCCAGAAGAGGCGGGTGCTGCGCTGCATCCAGAGGGCTCTGATTCGTAGCCAGGAGCTGGGCGATGAGAAGATCCAGATCGCGAATCAGATGGTGGAGCTGGTGGAGAACCGCAACACGCAGTTGGACAGCCACGTGGAGCTGTTGGAAGCCCACCAGGCCACCAGCAGCAAGGCAGGCCAGGATAAGTCCAAGAGTGAGGCGCAGGCAGGTAGGCCGAGGAAGCGGTCCCGGAGGCAGCGGAACGACGACAACCGTGAGGACGAGTCCAACGATCAGGACCACGATGACACCTCCTCAGGTACGCCCAAGGAGAAGAAAGCGAACACCTCAAAGAGGAAACGCTCCAAGGCCAAAGCAGACAGTGAGGAGTCTCCCGCCGACCTCCCCGTCGACCCCAACGAGCCCACGTACTGTCTGTGCAACCAGGTCTCCTATGGGAAGATGATCGGCTGCGACAACGACGAGTGTCCCTTCGAGTGGTTCCACTTCCCTTGTGTGGGGCTCAACCATAAGCCGAAGGGAAAGTGGTACTGCCCCAATTGCCGGGGGGAGAACGCGAAGACGATGGACAAGGCCCTGGAGAAGTCCAAGAAAGAAAGGGCCTACAACAGATAG